One window of Quercus robur chromosome 12, dhQueRobu3.1, whole genome shotgun sequence genomic DNA carries:
- the LOC126710291 gene encoding TMV resistance protein N-like, producing MASSSSSFPSSSVSSTSKWTYDVFLSFSGEDTRNTASDFIYYALEEKGIKTFKDDRNLERGKTIEPELLKAIKESKFAVVILSKNYAASTWCLDELVEIIDREKKMEMTVLPVFYNVDPSDVRKQIGTLAHAFVKHEKQFKEKVETWKGALSHVANIAGYHVQNR from the coding sequence ATGGCTTCCAGTTCGTCATCTTTCCCAAGTTCTTCTGTTTCTTCTACCAGCAAATGGACGTATGATGTTTTCCTGAGTTTCAGCGGTGAGGACACCCGCAATACTGCTTCGGACTTTATATATTATGCTTTAGAAGAGAAGGGCATTAAAACTTTCAAGGACGATCGAAATCTTGAGAGAGGAAAAACTATTGAACCAGAACTCCTCAAAGCGATAAAAGAATCCAAATTTGCCGTGGttattctctcaaaaaattatGCAGCTTCTACTTGGTGCTTAGATGAACTTGTAGAGATCATTGACCGCgagaaaaaaatggaaatgacaGTTTTGCCTGTTTTTTACAATGTCGATCCATCTGACGTGCGAAAACAAATAGGAACTTTGGCACATGCCTTTgttaaacatgaaaaacaatTCAAGGAGAAGGTGGAAACATGGAAAGGTGCTTTGAGTCATGTGGCCAATATTGCCGGATATCATGTACAGAATaggtaa
- the LOC126708452 gene encoding disease resistance protein RPV1-like produces the protein MLELESSLAFWLKDEVRFIGIWAMGGMGKTTLAEVAYKMFSKEFEACCFIENVREKYEKKGELSLQKNLISQILNDRNLNIKNKCEVEQVIQNRLRGKRIFLVLDDVNDLNQLQKLAGKREWFGPGSRIIITTRDKHLLETHLIDKIYEVKALKNEGAFHLFYSKAFKNKLVPDEYLELSKGFLNYVGGHPLALTVLGSFLYKRSVVEWENEFQKLKEHPKPNVIRVLKISYDGLDGQDQEIFKDIACFFNRKKKDYVVQILKNHLGRYPFIGLSNLIDKSLLKISKYNELWMHNLVEDMGRGIVRQESPEPGERSRLWLYKDIDHVLKNNTGTGNVQAIDIEGARDTRIYHEEKEACCRPQMLAPLLTLQGWVWTFTSSKKPEGLLWNPKAFLKMHNLKFLRLCSISLQLDTLPLPNNLSYLECNDYPLKSLHSLPAGLVELRLPRSKIELLWRGKKIFRNLKSINMDGSSDLITSANFNGVQNLEELVLARCPNLRELHPSIGKLKKLKLLDLQECPKLTSLPDKFEMESLVTLNLTHCLKVKKIPEFVGNMDLLQELLLEGTAIIELPSSVECLTSLNILILHNCKNLVCLPNTICSLTLLKNLDLFGCLKFDKLPEDLGNLVSLKKLDLSGTAIKELPSSVEFLIGLTSLDLTDCKNFVLLPSTICSLKSLDEIILSRCSKFDKLPGDLGNIISLKKLDLSRTAIKKLPSSVEFLIGLTSLDLTYCKKFDKLPEDLGNIVSLKKLCLRGTAIKELPSSVEFLIGLTTLDLRCCKEFVLLPSTICSLKSLDEIFLSGCSKFDKLPKDLGNIVSLKKLNLSGTAIKELPSSVEFLIGLTTLDLTDCKEFVLLPSTVCSLKSLDSIQLSGTAIKELPSSIEFLIGLTLLSLRDCKKFELLPSTVCSLKSLNKIWLSRCPKFVNLPDNIGNLKRVNWLDLEGTAIEVLPSSVGRLAALSYLSLKNCKNLVCLPSTICNLKRVGYLILTGCSKITNLPENLGNMENLSDLFLDGTAIKELPSSTIHLKRLNKVSFEGCQLSSSSLTSMPRSKTIDLSDCNLSAIPSGIDRFSRTELQNLYLMGNDFVSLPESISQFSRLEYLYLDGCKSLRSLSNIPSRVYHIYLGNCTSLERLPEPPIDFFSFFGKFTVQCFNCFKLAYNIQTFSNIFQGQSSQQFEKCYIIPGREIPKCFSKNNCRFPKTPGCFIDEKGFHQVELEIVTQGGVEVEKIGFRVV, from the exons ATGTTGGAATTGGAGTCATCTTTAGCTTTTTGGTTAAAGGATGAGGTTCGCTTTATAGGAATTTGGGCGATGGGGGGAATGGGGAAGACAACCCTCGCCGAAGTTGCCTATAAGATGTTTTCTAAAGAATTTGAAGCTTGTTGTTTTATTGAGAATGTTAgggaaaaatatgaaaagaaagGTGAActttcactacaaaaaaatcttatttctCAAATATTAAATGACAgaaatttgaatataaaaaataaatgtgaagtAGAACAGGTGATCCAGAATAGGTTACGTGGTAAAAggatttttcttgttcttgatgATGTAAATGACTTAAACCAGTTACAGAAGTTAGCTGGGAAGCGGGAATGGTTTGGTCCTGGTAGTAGAATTATCATAACAACAAGAGATAAACACTTGTTAGAGACACATTTAATAGATAAAATATATGAAGTTAAAGCATTGAAAAATGAAGGGGCATTTCATCTTTTTTATTCAAAAGCTTTTAAAAACAAACTTGTCCCAGATGAATATTTAGAACTGTCCAAAGGTTTTTTGAATTATGTTGGCGGTCATCCCTTAGCTCTTACCGTTTTGGGTTCATTTTTGTATAAAAGAAGTGTTGTTGAATGGGAAAATGAGTTTCAGAAGCTCAAAGAACATCCCAAGCCAAATGTTATCCGAGTActaaaaataagttatgatGGACTTGATGGGCAGGATCAAGAAATATTCAAAGATATTGCATGCTTCTTTAATCGCAAGAAGAAAGATTATGTAgtacaaatactaaaaaatcaTCTGGGCCGCTATCCTTTTATTGGATTAAGCAATCTCATTGACAAATCTTTGTTGAAAATTTCTAAATATAATGAATTGTGGATGCACAATTTAGTAGAAGATATGGGTAGGGGAATAGTTCGTCAAGAGTCCCCTGAGCCTGGGGAGCGCAGTAGACTATGGCTTTATAAGGATATTGATCATGTGTTGAAAAACAATACG ggAACAGGAAATGTTCAAGCCATAGATATAGAGGGAGCCAGGGATACAAGAATTTATCATGAAGAAAAAGAGGCATGTTGTAGACCACAAATGTTAGCTCCATTATTGACACTTCAGGGGTGGGTATGGACTTTCACATCATCCAAAAAACCAGAAGGGCTACTTTGGAACCCTAAAGCCTTTTTGAAGATGCACAATCTTAAATTTCTAAGACTTTGTAGTATTTCCCTGCAACTTGACACTTTACCTTTACCTAATAATTTAAGCTATTTGGAATGCAATGATTATCCTTTAAAATCATTGCATTCTTTGCCAGCTGGGCTTGTTGAACTTCGTTTGCCGCGTAGCAAAATTGAACTACTTTGGAGAGGAAAGAAG atttttagaaatttaaagtCCATTAATATGGATGGCTCCTCGGACCTGATTACCAGCGCTAACTTCAATGGAGTCCAAAATCTTGAGGAATTAGTTCTTGCAAGGTGTCCAAATTTACGCGAGCTTCACCCATCCATcggaaaactgaaaaagcttAAACTTCTTGATCTACAAGAGTGCCCAAAACTAACTAGTCTTCCAGACAAGTTTGAAATGGAGTCTCTTGTGACTCTTAATCTTACTCATTGCTTAAAAGTCAAGAAAATTCCAGAATTTGTAGGAAACATGGATCTCTTACAAGAACTTCTTTTAGAAGGCACTGCTATTATAGAATTACCTTCATCAGTTGAATGTTTGACTAGCCTTAATATTTTGATCTTGCATAATTGCAAAAATTTAGTGTGTCTTCCTAACACCATTTGTAGCTTGACATTGCTTAAAAATCTTGATCTTTTTGGATGCTTAAAATTTGACAAATTGCCAGAGGACTTGGGGAATCTTGTAAGTCTAAAGAAGCTTGATTTGAGTGGAACAGCTATAAAAGAGCTGCCTTCATCAGTTGAATTTTTGATTGGCCTTACTTCATTGGATCTAACAGATTGCAAAAATTTTGTGCTTCTTCCAAGCACCATTTGTAGTTTGAAGTCACTAGATGAAATTATTCTTTCTAGATGCTCAAAATTTGACAAACTGCCAGGGGACTTGGGGAATATCATAAGTCTAAAGAAGCTTGATTTGAGTAGAACAGCTATAAAAAAGCTGCCTTCATCAGTTGAATTTTTGATTGGCCTTACTTCATTGGATCTAacatattgcaaaaaatttgacaaattaCCAGAGGACTTGGGGAATATCGTAAGTCTAAAGAAGCTTTGTTTGAGGGGAACAGCTATAAAAGAGCTGCCTTCATCAGTTGAATTTTTGATTGGCCTTACTACATTGGATCTAAGATGTTGCAAAGAGTTTGTGCTTCTTCCGAGCACCATTTGTAGTTTGAAGTCATTAGATGAAATTTTTCTTTCTGGATGCTCAAAATTTGACAAATTGCCAAAGGACTTGGGGAATATCGTAAGTCTAAAGAAGCTTAATTTGAGTGGAACAGCTATAAAAGAGCTGCCTTCATCAGTTGAATTTTTGATTGGCCTTACTACATTGGATCTAACAGATTGCAAAGAATTTGTGCTTCTTCCAAGCACCGTCTGTAGTTTGAAGTCACTAGACTCAATACAGCTTTCTGGAACAGCTATAAAGGAGTTGCCTTCATCAATTGAATTTTTGATTGGCCTTACTTTATTGTCTCTAAGAGATTGCAAAAAGTTTGAGCTTCTTCCAAGCACCGTCTGTAGTTTGAAGTCACTAAACAAAATATGGCTTTCTAGATGTCCAAAATTTGTCAACTTGCCAGATAACATTGGGAATCTCAAACGTGTGAATTGGCTTGATCTCGAAGGAACAGCAATAGAAGTGTTGCCATCATCTGTTGGACGTTTGGCTGCCCTTTCTTATTTAAGcctaaaaaattgcaaaaatcttgTGTGTCTTCCAAGCACCATTTGTAATTTGAAGAGAGTAGGGTATCTTATTCTTACTGGATGCTCAAAAATTACCAACTTGCCAGAGAACTTGGGGAATATGGAAAACCTAAGCGATCTTTTTTTGGATGGAACTGCTATAAAAGAGTTACCTTCCTCCACCATTCACCTTAAAAGGCTCAACAAAGTATCTTTCGAGGGATGTCAATTGTCATCATCTTCATTGACTTCTATGCCGAGAAGTAAAACGATAGATCTCAGTGACTGCAACCTTTCGGCAATTCCAAGCGGTATTGACCGCTTCTCTAGAACGGAGcttcaaaatttatatctaaTGGGAAATGATTTCGTTTCCCTTCCTGAAAGCATCTCTCAATTCTCTAGACTAGAATATCTTTACTTGGATGGTTGCAAAAGCCTTCGATCATTATCAAATATTCCGTCAAGAgtttatcatatatatttagGCAATTGTACTTCACTGGAGAGATTGCCAGAACCACCAAttgatttcttttcattttttgggaaattcaCTGTCCAGTGTTTCAACTGCTTCAAATTGGCTTACAATATTCAAACCTTCAGTAACATTTTTcag GGACAAAGTAGTCAACAatttgagaaatgttatattattCCTGGAAGGGaaattccgaaatg TTTTTCCAAGAACAATTGCCGCTTTCCGAAAACTCCTGGCTGCTTTATTGATGAGAAGGGATTCCATCAAGTTGAGCTTGAAATAGTTACCCAGGGCGGCGTGGAGGTGGAGAAAATTGGGTTTCGTGTGGTATAA